In a single window of the Halomicroarcula saliterrae genome:
- a CDS encoding type IV toxin-antitoxin system AbiEi family antitoxin domain-containing protein, which translates to MSAVPPLMNENMREPADWMVAVDDRILELVKEHGNLTPRAIDEFGGTSSDHASRRAGKLVKAGLLYRITRGLYGITDEGVAYLNEELDASNLPHPDDVDEFPPDEVDKV; encoded by the coding sequence ATGAGCGCTGTACCCCCACTCATGAACGAGAACATGCGAGAGCCCGCGGACTGGATGGTAGCGGTCGATGACCGAATTCTTGAGCTCGTGAAAGAGCACGGAAACCTGACACCCCGTGCTATCGACGAGTTCGGCGGGACCTCGTCCGACCACGCCAGCCGCCGGGCTGGCAAGCTTGTCAAGGCGGGGTTGCTCTACCGTATCACCCGCGGCCTCTACGGCATCACCGACGAAGGCGTTGCTTACCTCAACGAGGAGCTGGATGCTTCCAATCTCCCGCACCCCGATGACGTCGATGAGTTCCCACCCGACGAAGTCGACAAGGTCTGA
- a CDS encoding HNH endonuclease signature motif containing protein: MSAEAQATLAEFVSEPAPDFDASGLCVTTPRFRLRNKSRAQAREWYWNEYDRDSYECPTCGGDGPFDVHHRDGDPLNNHPLNLVAICWLCHKSEHRRRRAVQRVQDWKDDYSDIIEVDA; the protein is encoded by the coding sequence ATGAGTGCCGAGGCACAAGCGACGCTGGCCGAGTTCGTCAGCGAGCCAGCGCCGGATTTCGACGCCTCCGGCCTTTGCGTTACAACGCCCCGGTTCCGACTCAGAAACAAGTCGCGGGCACAGGCCCGCGAGTGGTACTGGAACGAGTACGACCGCGATAGCTACGAGTGTCCGACCTGTGGCGGCGATGGTCCGTTCGACGTGCACCATCGCGACGGCGACCCGCTCAACAACCACCCACTGAACCTGGTGGCCATCTGCTGGCTCTGTCACAAGTCCGAGCACCGGCGCAGACGAGCCGTTCAGCGCGTGCAGGACTGGAAGGACGATTACAGCGACATCATCGAGGTGGATGCATGA
- a CDS encoding ArnT family glycosyltransferase, with amino-acid sequence MAVQSWLDHFSENTREVYAVLGILIIGSATYIRDLGSFSLIGWDESLYALVVRSIVENGHWIAPRLQFLHRGPIVTEPFMEKPPFVFWVQAVSVTVLGDSEFALRLPSALATIATAIVIYWFLRRYSVGAGLFGAVSFLTMPYVFAGFNAGRTGSTDALFVFFGTLALCTLWVATADDRRDIFYVGAGATVLMLLSKGFAAGVFAIIALPVLAVRWKWLWKNRVPAATATVVATVAVLAWPTVMYMRYGDPFINIIFINHVVERAASYSTFPFVQAFPAFTDPWLFVVPAAVVARFRSQMERLLVFSVWWVVAVLAFFSLTAGGPWYIAPAFPGLAVAVGIILDDAVSRTPRRAVAVLICLGLGLLISPRLPIQLVPVVTNGLRSPPSGLRYLLGIGVFSVVVGFGLVRQLDLWPENIDWTKSQLIGLVLAGLLLSAPVAISGSWAVNEGNLGKSAHEHTSPDATVYLADGVIQNHPPNWYGFSYYSERSISRVPLSDVKSGMVIVVPESRLNELQCEYTVLDQQPIAGAEFALLEIDCSTRQPS; translated from the coding sequence ATGGCAGTTCAATCATGGCTTGACCACTTCTCCGAAAACACACGCGAGGTATATGCTGTCCTCGGCATTCTTATTATAGGCTCGGCCACATATATCCGTGATCTCGGAAGCTTTTCTCTCATTGGCTGGGACGAATCATTATACGCGCTTGTAGTCCGGTCTATCGTCGAAAATGGGCACTGGATTGCTCCGCGTTTACAATTCCTGCACCGGGGGCCGATTGTGACCGAGCCGTTCATGGAGAAGCCGCCATTCGTTTTCTGGGTTCAGGCGGTCTCAGTCACCGTGCTGGGTGATTCTGAGTTTGCGCTCCGACTCCCATCTGCGCTCGCGACCATCGCGACCGCGATAGTGATCTACTGGTTCCTTCGCAGGTACTCCGTTGGCGCCGGCCTGTTCGGTGCAGTCTCGTTTCTCACGATGCCATACGTGTTTGCAGGGTTCAACGCTGGCCGCACCGGCAGCACCGATGCCCTGTTCGTATTCTTCGGGACGCTCGCGCTGTGCACTCTCTGGGTAGCCACCGCGGACGACAGACGCGACATCTTCTATGTCGGGGCCGGGGCGACCGTATTGATGCTCTTATCGAAGGGGTTTGCCGCCGGCGTATTCGCCATCATCGCCCTCCCAGTCCTCGCAGTCCGCTGGAAGTGGCTGTGGAAAAACCGGGTCCCAGCTGCCACGGCGACGGTGGTTGCTACTGTAGCCGTGCTCGCATGGCCGACAGTCATGTACATGAGGTATGGCGACCCGTTCATCAATATCATTTTTATCAACCATGTCGTTGAGCGAGCGGCGAGTTACTCGACATTCCCGTTCGTGCAGGCCTTCCCAGCGTTTACCGACCCGTGGCTATTTGTCGTTCCAGCCGCGGTCGTCGCCCGGTTCCGCTCTCAGATGGAGCGTCTGCTCGTGTTTAGTGTCTGGTGGGTTGTTGCAGTGCTGGCCTTCTTCTCCCTGACTGCTGGCGGCCCATGGTATATTGCGCCCGCGTTTCCTGGCTTGGCAGTGGCAGTCGGCATCATCCTCGACGATGCCGTTTCAAGAACGCCACGGCGAGCAGTTGCGGTCCTTATCTGTCTCGGACTGGGACTGCTGATTTCACCTCGGCTGCCCATACAGCTCGTGCCCGTGGTTACGAACGGATTGAGGTCGCCACCAAGCGGGCTTCGATATCTTCTGGGGATTGGTGTGTTCTCTGTCGTGGTTGGGTTCGGGCTCGTTCGTCAACTCGACCTTTGGCCGGAGAACATCGACTGGACGAAATCTCAACTTATTGGATTGGTGCTTGCTGGGTTACTGCTGTCGGCACCGGTGGCGATATCTGGCTCTTGGGCGGTGAATGAGGGGAATCTTGGGAAATCTGCACACGAGCACACATCGCCTGATGCGACGGTATATCTGGCTGACGGTGTAATCCAGAACCATCCGCCTAACTGGTACGGGTTCTCGTATTACTCGGAGCGGTCAATTAGCCGCGTTCCTCTCAGTGATGTCAAGTCTGGGATGGTTATCGTCGTTCCCGAATCACGGCTGAATGAGTTGCAGTGTGAGTACACTGTACTAGACCAACAGCCCATTGCCGGCGCTGAGTTTGCTCTCCTCGAAATAGATTGTTCTACACGGCAACCATCCTGA
- a CDS encoding DUF6378 domain-containing protein → MASDEPTNREMPSGDALAGGLLEDTVDLVTESRDSHGDAVENQEHIAHAWAWYLRGHGLIGPEAELTGADVARMMQLVKLSRGAVGEYDVDHDRDVAGYAGIAAACETVDGNADVEEVMPDGE, encoded by the coding sequence ATGGCGAGTGACGAGCCGACCAACCGAGAGATGCCGTCCGGCGACGCACTCGCCGGCGGCCTCCTTGAAGACACGGTCGACCTCGTCACCGAGTCCCGCGACAGCCACGGCGACGCGGTCGAGAATCAGGAACACATCGCCCATGCGTGGGCGTGGTACCTGCGCGGCCACGGTCTCATCGGCCCCGAAGCCGAGCTGACCGGCGCCGACGTCGCCCGGATGATGCAACTGGTCAAACTCTCGCGAGGAGCTGTCGGGGAGTACGACGTTGACCACGACCGCGACGTCGCCGGCTACGCCGGAATCGCGGCTGCGTGTGAGACCGTCGACGGTAACGCCGACGTCGAGGAGGTGATGCCCGATGGCGAGTGA
- a CDS encoding helix-turn-helix domain-containing protein — protein MASCTKCGAACQGQMCRGCERTEHQEDYYGVPEDNFEDDEDESKIDELNDGLLEAFAAGFSQAVETFDIDADFDTSVSALKDNDALAEHHWYYWDGRSKPLEYWLRAEFGTSPLTRKQRETLQVAARKGYFDVPRRCSLDDLADHFDRSGQAISERLRRASEALVTDQLVAAGEGDA, from the coding sequence ATGGCGTCCTGTACGAAGTGCGGGGCAGCCTGCCAGGGCCAGATGTGCCGAGGCTGCGAGCGCACCGAGCACCAGGAGGACTACTACGGCGTCCCCGAGGACAACTTCGAGGACGACGAGGACGAGTCGAAGATAGACGAGCTGAACGATGGTCTGCTGGAGGCCTTTGCCGCCGGGTTTTCACAGGCCGTCGAGACGTTCGACATCGACGCCGACTTCGATACGAGCGTTTCTGCGCTGAAGGACAACGACGCGCTCGCTGAGCACCACTGGTACTACTGGGACGGTCGGTCGAAACCGTTGGAGTACTGGCTTCGTGCAGAGTTCGGCACTAGCCCGCTGACGCGCAAGCAACGCGAGACGTTGCAGGTCGCCGCCCGGAAGGGATACTTCGACGTACCCCGGCGCTGCAGTCTTGACGATCTCGCCGACCACTTCGACCGGTCTGGTCAAGCCATCAGCGAACGGCTGCGCCGCGCATCCGAGGCGCTCGTGACTGACCAACTGGTCGCGGCCGGGGAGGGTGATGCGTGA
- a CDS encoding MarR family transcriptional regulator, with amino-acid sequence MVNEDFEPSDRQEQLLDVLKDGRSDGEPWGYATVKRFSEDSGLRKQYVSREMDGLLGAGWVEKPYRGLYRFVADPREASDE; translated from the coding sequence ATGGTAAACGAGGATTTTGAGCCGTCGGACCGGCAAGAGCAGCTACTGGACGTTCTGAAGGACGGCCGTTCGGACGGCGAGCCCTGGGGCTACGCCACCGTCAAGCGGTTCTCCGAGGACTCGGGGCTGCGCAAGCAGTACGTCAGCCGCGAAATGGACGGGCTGCTCGGTGCCGGATGGGTCGAGAAGCCCTACCGGGGCCTCTACCGGTTCGTCGCGGACCCACGGGAGGCCAGCGATGAGTGA
- a CDS encoding DUF5805 domain-containing protein, with product MAADGDERTSVRTYVPMYQKERWQSHADELDMSQSEFVRTMVQAGRSGFEPPEAEPADDSASAESPRPRSPDADPGGNGLEDRVVEVLDGGDHYDWEALLAALTDDIEQRLDEVLQELQSDGRVRYSGRHGGYVLDE from the coding sequence ATGGCAGCCGATGGCGACGAACGGACCTCCGTCCGGACGTACGTCCCGATGTACCAGAAGGAACGCTGGCAGTCACACGCCGACGAACTCGACATGAGCCAGAGCGAGTTCGTCCGAACGATGGTCCAAGCCGGCCGGAGCGGGTTCGAACCGCCAGAGGCGGAACCGGCCGACGATTCGGCGAGCGCCGAGTCTCCGCGACCCCGTTCTCCGGACGCGGACCCCGGGGGTAACGGGCTGGAAGACCGGGTCGTCGAAGTGCTCGATGGCGGCGACCACTACGATTGGGAGGCGTTACTCGCGGCCCTGACCGACGATATCGAACAGCGACTGGACGAAGTCCTCCAGGAGCTCCAGTCGGACGGCCGGGTTCGTTACAGCGGCCGGCACGGGGGGTACGTGCTGGACGAATGA